A window of the Lactuca sativa cultivar Salinas chromosome 5, Lsat_Salinas_v11, whole genome shotgun sequence genome harbors these coding sequences:
- the LOC111897527 gene encoding urea-proton symporter DUR3, with protein sequence MASCPPFDFSGKYYQTSGDACLRQSNFFGGKAVLNQGVGYSVILGFGAFFAFFTSFLVWVEKRYVGARHTSEWFNTAGRNVKTGLIASVIVSQWTWAATILQSSNVAWEYGVSGPFWYASGATIQVLLFGVMAIEIKRKAAHAHTVCEIVKARWGTAAHVVFLVFCFMTNIIVTAMLLLGGSAVVNALTGVNIYAASFLIPLGVIVYTLAGGLKATFLASYIHSVIVHVVLVIFVFLVYTASSELGSPSVVYQRLMEVSSRSRTCQEPLTHNGQACGPVSGNYNGSYLTMLSSGGFVFGIINIVGNFGTVFVDNGYWVSAIAARPQSTHKGYLLGGLVWFAVPFSLATALGLGALALDLPLTASEASRGLVPPATAIALMGKGGSVLLLTMLFMAVTSAGSSELIAVSSLCTYDIYRTYINPDATGKQILKVSRAVVFSFGCFMGILAVILNKVGVSLGWMYLAMGVFIGSAVMPLAFMLLWRKANAFGAILGTISGCLLGIITWLVVARVEYGRVNLDTTGRNAPMLVGNLVSILTGGAVHAVCSFLKPQDYDWETTRQITVVEKEKSGIAVDEYKEEKLIAAKRWIIKWGVGFTFVIVILWPVLSLPAKDFSKGYFTFWAIVAIAWGTIGSAVIIVLPLAESWRTIQNVMIGMFTNDRLVEKIEELNLKLETIIKAVPDAERIYQIEKGKIKKNETSQLA encoded by the exons atggCAAGCTGCCCTCCCTTCGATTTCTCCGGCAAGTATTACCAAACTTCCGGCGACGCCTGTTTGCGGCAGAGCAATTTCTTTGGCGGGAAAGCCGTCCTTAATCAAGGTGTTGGGTACTCTGTTATTCTCGGATTTGGTGCCTTCTTTGCTTTCTTCACCTCATTCCTC GTTTGGGTGGAGAAACGTTATGTCGGAGCTCGCCATACGTCGGAGTGGTTCAACACCGCCGGAAGAAACGTCAAAACTGGACTCATAGCAAGTGTTATTGTATCTCAG TGGACTTGGGCTGCTACGATATTACAAAGTTCAAACGTTGCTTGGGAGTACGGAGTCAGCGGTCCATTCTGGTACGCCAGTGGTGCCACCATCCAG GTACTCTTGTTTGGTGTCATGGCTATAGAGATCAAAAGAAAAGCTGCTCATGCTCATACAGTTTGTGAAATTGTCAAAGCTCG ATGGGGAACGGCTGCACATGTCGtgtttttagttttttgtttCATGACAAATATCATTGTAACCGCGATGCTGCTGCTTGGCGGCTCTGCGGTGGTCAATGCACTCACCGGAGTCAACATTTATGCCGCCAGTTTTTTAATTCCTCTTGGTGTAATCGTATATACACTGGCCGGAGGATTGAAGGCCACTTTCTTGGCTAGCTATATACATTCTGTCATAG TCCATGTGGTGTTAGTCATTTTTGTATTCTTGGTCTACACGGCAAGCAGTGAGCTAGGTAGCCCAAGCGTTGTGTATCAACGTCTAATGGAGGTCTCAAGCCGATCTAGAACATGTCAAGAACCTCTCACACACAATGGGCAAGCTTGTGGCCCTGTCTCCGGGAACTACAACGGATCTTACCTAACAATGTTGAGCTCCGGTGGGTTCGTTTTCGGTATAATCAACATTGTTGGTAATTTCGGCACAGTTTTTGTTGACAAT GGATATTGGGTGAGTGCCATTGCAGCTAGACCACAATCAACTCACAAAGGCTACCTTTTAGGTGGGCTTGTATGGTTCGCTGTTCCATTTTCTTTAGCAACAGCACTTGGTTTAGGAGCTCTAGCCCTTGACCTTCCGTTGACCGCTAGTGAAGCGAGCCGAGGGCTTGTGCCTCCTGCTACAGCTATTGCGTTGATGGGAAAAGGAGGATCTGTTCTCCTTCTCACCATGCTTTTCAT GGCCGTAACCTCCGCGGGTTCTTCCGAATTAATCGCGGTTTCATCCCTTTGCACCTACGACATCTACCGTACATACATCAACCCCGACGCAACCGGGAAACAAATCCTAAAAGTTTCACGCGCAGTCGTCTTCTCATTCGGATGTTTCATGGGAATATTAGCAGTCATACTTAACAAAGTCGGTGTGTCCCTCGGTTGGATGTACCTAGCCATGGGCGTCTTCATCGGGTCCGCAGTTATGCCCTTAGCCTTCATGCTCCTATGGAGAAAAGCCAATGCATTTGGTGCCATTTTAGGGACCATTTCCGGGTGTCTTTTAGGTATCATTACTTGGTTAGTGGTTGCTAGGGTTGAATACGGGCGGGTCAATCTCGACACAACCGGAAGAAACGCGCCGATGCTTGTTGGGAATTTAGTCTCCATTCTTACGGGTGGGGCCGTTCATGCGGTTTGTAGTTTCTTGAAGCCACAAGATTATGATTGGGAGACCACGAGACAGATAACGGTTGTTGAGAAGGAAAAGAGTGGGATTGCAGTTGATGAGTATAAGGAGGAGAAGTTGATTGCTGCCAAGAGATGGATTATAAAATGGGGTGTCGGGTTTACGTTTGTGATTGTCATATTATGGCCCGTTTTGTCACTTCCCGCTA AGGACTTCAGCAAAGGATATTTCACTTTCTGGGCAATTGTGGCGATAGCATGGGGTACAATTGGGTCAGCTGTGATCATAGTTCTACCATTGGCGGAAAGCTGGAGAACAATTCAAAATGTAATGATTGGAATGTTCACAAATGATAGACTTGTAGAGAAGATTGAAGAACTAAATCTAAAGCTGGAAACCATAATCAAAGCTGTACCTGATGCTGAGAGGATTTACCAGATCGAAAAGGGAAAGATCAAGAAGAATGAAACATCACAATTAGCGTAA